The following coding sequences are from one Clostridia bacterium window:
- a CDS encoding RluA family pseudouridine synthase produces the protein KLNNGEVTLNGVTATGSESITLGQTLVWNRPPWIEPDSPQHFGVLYEDPHLLAVNKPSGLPTLPGGGFMENTLLCLVQKQTPNANRVHRLGRATTGIVLFAKTPQAASNLFANWNTPRIQKIYRALARNIAQHDAYEILTPIGLVPHPRIGSVWAANPSGKPSKSLAKVISRTTSTTTFEVSLNSGRPHQVRIHLASIGHPLVGDPLYGLTGQPLEHLPGLPGDGGYFLHAQLLKFHHPITGEQINLEAALPSGFSLHQ, from the coding sequence AAAACTGAACAACGGCGAAGTCACCCTCAACGGCGTCACCGCCACCGGAAGCGAATCGATCACTTTAGGCCAAACCCTTGTCTGGAACCGTCCACCCTGGATCGAACCAGACTCCCCTCAGCACTTCGGAGTCCTGTATGAAGACCCCCATCTGTTGGCCGTCAACAAACCCAGCGGGCTGCCCACCCTTCCAGGCGGCGGCTTCATGGAGAACACTCTGCTGTGCTTGGTGCAAAAGCAAACCCCCAATGCAAACCGTGTCCACCGGTTGGGCCGAGCAACCACCGGCATCGTCCTCTTCGCCAAAACACCGCAGGCGGCATCTAATCTGTTCGCAAACTGGAACACACCCAGAATTCAAAAAATCTATCGGGCGCTGGCTCGAAACATTGCACAGCACGACGCCTACGAAATCCTCACACCCATCGGCCTCGTACCGCACCCGCGCATCGGTTCCGTGTGGGCCGCCAACCCAAGCGGCAAACCGTCAAAGTCATTAGCAAAGGTGATCTCACGCACCACCAGCACCACAACATTTGAGGTAAGCCTAAATTCGGGCCGCCCTCATCAAGTCAGAATCCATCTGGCATCCATCGGCCATCCCCTGGTAGGCGATCCTCTGTACGGCTTAACCGGCCAGCCTCTTGAACATCTCCCCGGCCTCCCCGGCGATGGAGGATATTTCCTGCACGCGCAACTTCTGAAATTCCACCACCCCATCACCGGAGAACAAATCAATCTTGAGGCAGCTTTGCCGTCCGGATTCTCATTGCATCAGTAG